From Topomyia yanbarensis strain Yona2022 chromosome 1, ASM3024719v1, whole genome shotgun sequence, one genomic window encodes:
- the LOC131675958 gene encoding mitochondrial amidoxime-reducing component 1-like, translated as MAHQPASFGFEERSRKAHDNSQSQQGAVVTRGTGQDFHQRGQKPSAGKPVCRSRYGRIEARESTTRKPQKASRLSEREKLIQEESRRGRNIDSDKLTEYGRWFPDILSEDFGLRLVFYPFNYSGREVREKNRFFVNLTSTDSGALHDSTSFMLLSEASVADVNSRLEKPVTAFQYRPNFVVKGPAAYEEDNWKWIKIGETIYRNLKPCTRCIFINVDPETGIPSTNSEPLKTLKTYRRQPGLGDDPVRQLHTTTTASVEIDRGL; from the exons ATGGCACACCAGCCAGCGTCATTTGGATTCGAAGAGCGGTCTAGGAAGGCCCATGACAACTCGCAGTCGCAGCAAGGAGCTGTCGTGACGCGAGGGACGGGACAGGACTTCCATCAACGAGGacagaagccttcagcaggcaagcc CGTTTGCCGTTCTCGATACGGGAGAATCGAAGCACGAGAGTCCACGACACGCAAGCCTCAGAAGGCCAGCCGTTTGTCAGAGCGAGAGAAACTGATACAGGAAGAATCCAGACGCGGACGGAACATAGATTCGGATAA GTTGACCGAGTACGGTCGGTGGTTTCCCGATATTCTAAGTGAGGACTTTGGATTGCGTCTGGTTTTCTATCCGTTTAATTACTCTGGCCGGGAGGTGCGGgagaaaaatcgttttttcgttaATTTGACCTCGACCGATTCGGGTGCTCTTCACGATTCGACTAGTTTCATGCTTCTGTCGGAGGCGTCTGTGGCGGACGTGAATTCAAGGTTGGAGAAACCGGTGACGGCTTTTCAATACCGGCCAAACTTTGTTGTGAAAGGACCGGCCGCATACGAGGAGGACAATTGGAAGTGGATTAAGATAGGCGAAACGATCTATCGGAATCTGAAGCCGTGTACGAGGTGCATCTTCATCAACGTGGATCCGGAAACTGGAATACCCAGCACAAACTCGGAACCACTAAAGACGCTCAAAACGTACCGTCGACAACCGGGCCTTGGCGATGATCCAGTTCGGCAGCTACACACAACCACGACAGCCTCAGTGGAGATCGACCGCGGTCTCTGA